Part of the Leptodactylus fuscus isolate aLepFus1 chromosome 6, aLepFus1.hap2, whole genome shotgun sequence genome, CTATCGTGCAGATCTATGGCCATAAAATGTCTGAGCTACCTGTTTAGTGATCTCCACCTCTTGCTTTGTAGTGCCTGAAGCTTTCCTAGCACCACAATGGAGACACTTGCTAGCATCTTCTTCACCCTTCCCTCTAGTGAAATCTTTAGCGCTCTCTAGTGCACACCCTGTACTGTACTTGCCCTCATGTGGATGACTCTGCTAATCTCTGAACCCTGGGGCTCACATGTATCTTGTGCAAAGTGATTACACAATGACATTGTGGGGGAGGGACCACAAACTTCTGACCCCAGCCTCATAACttcatatatatattagaattatTTTTATATGCCTCTCCCAGATTTATAACTTACACCAGTAAAATGTACAAATTGTCCGGGGAATCTGCCAGCTGAGCTGCTGTACACTtctgcacacatatacacagctcGGTGTGCACCACATCATAAATGAAGTGCAACACCCACTGGCTCAGTTTGTGAAGCCTGGTGTTTAAAAATTTcattcttcataaatctgccccagtgtttaaAGTGTCTGTTACAGCCACCATTTTAACCCCCTTTTTCTGGGTATATGTAGCACAGGCTGAGGAAAAAAGTGTTGTGGTGTTTTTAACCTCATCTCTTAAtcttctatatatatttattttacaaagAATTTTGAACGATTCTAATATTCCTCTCCTTctttttcaggccttctactttGACCGTGATGACGTGGCCCTTCATAATGTGGCTAAGTTCTTCAAAGAACAGAGTCATGAAGAGAGAGAGCACGCTGAGAAGTTTCAGAAGTACCAGAACAAGCGTGGGGGTCGCGTTGTCCTGCAGGACATCAAGGTGAGACTTTGGTTTCTTCCTGGCTTAGAAGAGCATTTGAGGAGTACCATGGGAGTGGACCTCTGCAGTGCATGCCTTGTATATACTACTCAGTGACTCAGATGTTTCTGTGAGGACCTATTTCTATAAAGTGTTCAGTAGTTATGGAAAATTTCAGGGGCATACAATATCCACCACATGTCCTCATGTAGTATGCAGACCTGAAACTGAGTCTAAGTAAGCCTACCATGGAGAGAAATCAGTTGTGATGCCTCAATGACCCCATTTATCTTTAAGAAATGTCTCTCAACAGGAAAAAATTGTCAGGTCttactcagggctcattcacatctgcgcccggtctccattcatgcaggtttcctgcacaaaactgagcaggagacggaaacctgcaggactcatttgaatgggtttgaaagatgtccgaccgtgagtgttttatgttctccgctgcgaaacttttttttttttttttaaatctgacacCGAATCGGACATACAGTAcgctgtccggtttaaaaaaaaaaaaaaactcagtggaaCAGTGGCTGCGTTATGGTGACTTTCTGTTTTTCTTCTCTTAGAAACCTGAACGTGATGAATGGGCCAACACCCTAGAGGCCATGCAGGCTGCTCTGCAGTTGGAGAAAACTGTGAACCAGGCCCTTCTGGATATTCACAAATTGGCCTCTGACAAGGTCGACCCTCAAGTAAGTGCCTCTATAGACTTGTGGACTTTCAACTGCCCCAGcctggaaaaagtcagctctatACTCTTTCCCCTGTTTCAAGGGGTAGTACAAGATGTTTAAAACATCTGAATAGATTGTTATTGTAGTACTGCTCTGAAATTAACTGATATGAGCTGCAATTCTACATCCAACCTATTCTTATAGTGGCGCTGGTAGTAATCTTATATAACTGACTCCTTCTCTTCCAGCTGTGTGACTTCCTGGAGACTGAATACCTGGAAGAACAGGTGAAGTCTATTAAGCGACTTGGAGACTACATCACTAACCTGAAGCGCCTTGGGGTATCCCAGAACGGCATGGGCGAGTACCTGTTCGACAAGCACACCTTGGGAGAGAGCAGCTAAGATGCCTCCTTCATGGATACCACCAGTCTACTCTGCATTTACAATTCCTTGTCTATCTGTGGAAGAAACGTAATGTCCTCCTTAGTTGTGATGGACCATCAAATCTCTTGTGATCTTTCAATTACCTAAGCAGACATGACTGTGCTTGTCAACAAGTTttccaataaagtttttttttctgcattttaacTGGTGTTTGGTGTTCAATATTAAACTTCACAGGTTTTATTTAGGACTATCTTGCAAACCTCTGTCTCAAATAAAACCCCATTAGAGGCGCTGGAAAGGAATACAAACAAATCAATAGCTGTCCAACGTGCATTATGGCCTCAGCCCAGGTCTTGCTATGGGGTTCTAATTCATCAAAGGGTAAGAGTAGCATGAGACTGGCTGGAACAGGTCATGTGAACATGACAAGTCTACAAAATGCAAGTGTCCTAGCCAGAGGCCACAAGCAAGCGGATAATAACACAAGATGCTGTGGCACTGACTGTGATGGCCCAATCCTGGGACAAATGGTAAACAAGAGAAGCCAAGTCTCTCAGAAC contains:
- the LOC142210790 gene encoding ferritin, higher subunit-like, which gives rise to MESQVRQNFHRDCEAAINRMVNMELYASYTYLSMAFYFDRDDVALHNVAKFFKEQSHEEREHAEKFQKYQNKRGGRVVLQDIKKPERDEWANTLEAMQAALQLEKTVNQALLDIHKLASDKVDPQLCDFLETEYLEEQVKSIKRLGDYITNLKRLGVSQNGMGEYLFDKHTLGESS